The Arachis hypogaea cultivar Tifrunner chromosome 16, arahy.Tifrunner.gnm2.J5K5, whole genome shotgun sequence genome contains a region encoding:
- the LOC112756531 gene encoding uncharacterized protein, which produces MVKNDDGRTPLSRTVDIQYLIVDCLSPYNIILGRPALNMFRAVVSTFHLSVKFQAEDGKIATLYSDRQQARQCYNASLKKVMPFGLKNAGATYQRLMDKVFRHQIGQNMEIYVDDMVAKTTQERSHCEDLREVFKQIRAYKMRLNPEKCVFGVQRGKFLGFMLTSRGIEVNPKKCDAILNMASPKAMKEVQQLAGRVAALSRFLPAVSSRSYHFFKTISKNKKIEWTKECETAFTELKAILSSPQSHTIIVRTNQPLRKILTKPELVGRLTKWSIELSEFDIQFQPRAALKVQILADFVFELTPDKHHHNKVWELHIDEASGREGSGAGTEYEALIAGLKLTLNLQAHNLTVHCDSLLVVQQIRGEFQVKDPLLERYWLIAKDLISKFSSFIILHVHRENNVRADILSKLAATRADTQTSILSQLTLKKPSIELLAITSINHLHDWRTPFLEYINAGIIPRDEPNPQHFRRKASLYTNIGGKLYKRGFSQPLLKCLNKDEAKEVMDEIHEGICENHIGGQALAAKII; this is translated from the exons ATGGTTAAAAACGATGATGGGAGAACCCCGTTGTCACGAACCGTCGACATACAATATCTTATAGTTGATTGCCTCAGTCCTTACAATATTATTCTCGGAAGACCTGCTCTAAACATGTTCAGGGCAGTAGTATCCACTTTTCATCTAAGTGTTAAATTTCAGGCAGAAGACGGCAAGATAGCGACACTCTACTCAGACCGCCAACAAGCTCGACAATGCTACAATGCAAGTCTAAAGAA AGTgatgccatttggtctaaagaatgcaggtgcgaCATACCAACGACTCATGGACAAGGTTTTTCGTCATCAGATAGGTCAAAATATGGAAATCTACGTGGATGATATGGTCGCCAAGACCACCCAAGAAAGATCACACTGCGAGGACCTTAGGGAGGTATTCAAACAGATCCGAGCATACAAAATGAGATTAAACCCGGAAAAATGTGTCTTTGGGGTACAAAGAGGCAAGTTCCTCGGATTTATGTTGACCTCGCGAGGAATCGAAGTAAATCCCAAAAAATGTGATGCAATACTTAACATGGCGAGCCCTAAAGCGATGAAAGAGGTACAGCAATTAGCAGGAAGAGTAGCTGCTCTATCACGATTCTTGCCAGCAGTATCAAGCCGATCATACCACTTCTTCAAGACGATATCAAAGAATAAGAAAATCGAGTGGACAAAAGAATGCGAGACAGCATTCACCGAGCTCAAAGCCATCTTATCATCACCACAG AGCCACACAATAATTGTAAGAACGAACCAACCGTTAAGGAAAATACTAACAAAACCTGAACTGGTCGGACGATTGACCAAGTGGTCCATCGAGCTCTCTGAGTTTGATATTCAATTCCAACCAAGGGCGGCCTTGAAGGTACAGATCCTCGCAGACTTTGTTTTTGAGCTCACACCTGACAAGCACCACCACAACAAGGTCTGGGAGTTACACATCGACGAGGCATCAGGCCGAGAAGGAAGCGGGGCCGGG ACAGAGTATGAGGCACTCATAGCGGGACTCAAGCTCACCCTCAACCTCCAAGCACATAACCTAACAGTACATTGCGATTCCCTCTTGGTGGTTCAACAAATCCGAGGAGAATTTCAGGTAAAGGATCCCTTGCTAGAGCGGTATTGGCTCATAGCAAAGGATCTCATTTCAAAATTCAGTTCATTCATCATATTGCATGTGCATAGAGAAAATAACGTTAGGGCAGATATATTGTCTAAGCTCGCCGCCACTAGGGCGGATACACAAACATCGATATTATCACAACTTACACTTAAAAAGCCTAGCATTGAACTATTAGCAATAACAAGCATTAACCACCTCCACGACTGGAGAACACCTTTCCTTGAGTACATTAATGCAGGTATCATACCCAGAGACGAGCCTAACCCACAACATTTCAGACGAAAAGCAAGTCTCTACACAAACATAGGAGGAAAACTCTACAAGCGCGGTTTCTCACAACCACTGCTAAAATGCCTAAATAAAGATGAAGCAAAAGAAGTAATGGACGAAATTCATGAGGGCATATGTGAAAACCACATCGGCGGACAAGCTCTTGCCGCGAAGATCATCTGA